Proteins from one Mycobacterium adipatum genomic window:
- a CDS encoding glycosyltransferase family 4 protein, which translates to MRIALLSYRSKTHCGGQGVYVRYLSAGLAELGHDVEVFSGQPYPEGLDPRVRLTKVPSLDLYREPDPFRVPHPREIRDRIDLLELATMWTAGFPEPKTFCLRVARIMAERGEEFDIVHDNQSLGSALLTIARRGLPVVATVHHPITRDRVLEVAAATWWRKPLVRRWYAFAETQKKVARALPDLLTVSSTSGADIAEDFGVRDDQLHVVPLGVDTELFKPAAQRVPGRIIAIASADVPLKGVGNLLQAVARLRAHHNLDVQLVSKLEPNGPTEKLIAELGISDIVNVSSGLSDEALADLLASAEIACIPSLYEGFSLPAVEAMASGTPIVASRAGALPEVLGEEGECARLVRPADVDELTGVLGQLLDSPTERHRLGAAGRRRALDVFSWESVAAQTVTVYERAIERTAENARKGRTAC; encoded by the coding sequence GTGCGCATAGCTCTTCTCTCCTATCGCAGTAAGACCCATTGCGGTGGTCAGGGTGTCTATGTCCGATACCTCTCTGCCGGTCTCGCCGAGCTCGGTCACGATGTCGAGGTGTTCTCCGGGCAGCCCTACCCGGAGGGCCTGGACCCGCGGGTCCGGCTGACGAAGGTGCCGAGTCTGGACCTCTATCGTGAGCCCGACCCGTTCCGGGTTCCGCATCCGCGCGAGATCAGGGACCGGATCGACCTCCTCGAGCTGGCCACCATGTGGACGGCCGGGTTCCCGGAGCCCAAGACGTTCTGCCTGCGGGTCGCGCGCATCATGGCCGAACGTGGCGAGGAATTCGACATCGTCCATGACAACCAGAGCCTGGGATCGGCGCTGCTGACGATCGCCAGGCGCGGACTGCCGGTGGTCGCCACCGTGCATCACCCCATCACCCGGGACCGCGTGCTGGAGGTGGCCGCGGCCACCTGGTGGCGCAAGCCGCTGGTGCGGCGCTGGTACGCGTTCGCCGAGACGCAGAAGAAAGTGGCCCGGGCGCTCCCGGACCTGTTGACGGTCTCGTCGACGTCCGGCGCCGATATCGCCGAGGACTTCGGGGTGCGCGACGACCAGCTGCATGTGGTCCCGCTCGGGGTGGACACCGAACTGTTCAAGCCTGCCGCACAGCGGGTGCCGGGTCGCATCATCGCGATCGCCAGCGCCGATGTGCCGCTCAAGGGTGTCGGCAACCTGCTGCAGGCGGTGGCGCGTCTGCGGGCCCACCACAATCTGGATGTGCAGCTGGTGTCCAAGCTGGAACCCAACGGCCCGACCGAGAAGCTGATCGCCGAACTCGGCATCTCCGATATCGTCAACGTCTCCAGTGGATTGTCCGACGAGGCGCTCGCCGATCTGCTCGCCTCAGCCGAAATTGCCTGCATTCCTTCGCTTTACGAGGGCTTCTCATTGCCCGCGGTGGAGGCGATGGCCAGCGGCACGCCCATCGTGGCGAGCAGAGCCGGGGCGCTGCCGGAGGTGCTCGGCGAAGAGGGTGAATGCGCCAGGTTGGTGCGTCCCGCAGATGTCGACGAGTTGACCGGTGTGCTCGGACAGCTGCTGGACTCGCCGACCGAACGGCACCGGCTCGGCGCCGCCGGGCGTCGCCGCGCGCTCGACGTCTTCAGTTGGGAATCCGTTGCGGCACAGACTGTTACCGTGTACGAGCGGGCGATCGAGAGAACCGCGGAAAATGCGAGGAAAGGGCGGACAGCGTGCTGA
- a CDS encoding class I SAM-dependent methyltransferase produces the protein MLTVDYDRLGVGPGTSVIDVGCGAGRHSFEAYRRGADVIAFDQSVEDLNDVDAILTAMKEQGEAPASARAEVVKGDALALPYADDSFDCVIASEILEHVPADDAAIGELVRVLKPGGALAVTVPRWLPEKVCWLLSDEYHANEGGHIRIYRADELRDKIVSRGLRFTHREHAHSLHAPFWWLKCAVGVDKPDHPAVTAYHKLLVWDMMSRPWVTRQAEAALNPLIGKSVALYFTKPAA, from the coding sequence GTGCTGACCGTTGACTACGACCGGCTCGGCGTCGGGCCCGGGACATCGGTCATCGATGTGGGTTGTGGTGCCGGCCGGCACTCCTTCGAGGCCTACCGGCGTGGTGCCGACGTCATCGCCTTCGACCAGAGCGTCGAGGATCTCAACGATGTCGATGCCATCCTGACCGCGATGAAGGAGCAGGGTGAAGCCCCGGCCTCGGCCCGCGCCGAAGTGGTCAAGGGTGATGCTCTTGCCCTCCCTTATGCCGACGACAGTTTCGACTGTGTGATCGCATCGGAGATCCTCGAGCATGTTCCCGCGGATGACGCGGCGATCGGCGAGCTGGTCCGGGTGCTCAAACCCGGCGGCGCTCTTGCTGTTACGGTGCCTCGCTGGCTGCCGGAGAAGGTGTGCTGGTTGCTCTCGGACGAATACCACGCCAACGAGGGCGGGCACATCCGCATCTACCGTGCCGATGAACTGCGCGACAAGATCGTGAGCCGTGGCCTGCGATTCACGCATCGCGAGCACGCGCATTCGCTGCATGCGCCGTTCTGGTGGCTCAAGTGCGCGGTCGGCGTGGACAAGCCGGACCATCCGGCGGTGACCGCGTATCACAAGCTACTGGTGTGGGACATGATGAGCCGGCCCTGGGTGACACGTCAGGCGGAGGCCGCGCTGAACCCGTTGATCGGGAAGAGCGTGGCCCTCTATTTCACGAAGCCGGCCGCGTAG
- a CDS encoding prenyltransferase, which translates to MRRHEIPGVPGVLTPQQCVQTAQSIADTQESDGAIPWSVGGHTDPWDHVENLMALTAAGLLEPARAGFDWCRNTQRADGSWPIQTRNGVIEDANTDSNFCAYIATGVWHHVLITGDRRFAAQMWPTVSRAIELVLSMQLADGQISWARSDAGMMDDALLTGCASIYHSIRCGLALANYLDDPQPEWEVAVGQLGHAIAEHPELFNAKDTHAMEWYYPVLTGAVQGAAAHARIASRWDEFVVPGLGIRCVDHRPWVTGAETCELVMALDAVGDRTRALEQFTAMQHLRESDGSYWTGLVFTDGKRWPVERTTWTGAAMILAADALSRTTPAGSIFHGVDLPRGLEGEFDCACDRV; encoded by the coding sequence ATGCGCCGCCACGAGATTCCGGGTGTACCAGGTGTATTGACCCCTCAGCAGTGTGTGCAGACTGCGCAGTCCATCGCCGACACCCAGGAATCCGATGGCGCCATCCCGTGGTCGGTCGGAGGCCACACCGATCCGTGGGACCACGTCGAGAACCTGATGGCATTGACCGCCGCGGGACTGCTGGAGCCGGCCCGCGCCGGATTCGACTGGTGCCGCAACACGCAGCGGGCGGACGGTTCCTGGCCCATCCAGACGCGTAACGGTGTCATCGAGGATGCCAATACCGACAGCAACTTCTGTGCCTATATCGCGACGGGGGTGTGGCACCACGTGCTCATCACCGGGGATAGGCGGTTCGCGGCACAGATGTGGCCGACGGTCAGCCGGGCAATCGAGCTCGTGCTCAGCATGCAGCTGGCCGACGGTCAGATCAGTTGGGCCAGAAGCGATGCCGGGATGATGGACGACGCGCTGCTCACCGGATGCGCGAGCATCTACCACAGCATCCGATGCGGTCTGGCATTGGCGAACTATCTCGACGATCCGCAGCCGGAATGGGAAGTAGCGGTTGGCCAGCTCGGACATGCGATTGCTGAGCATCCGGAACTGTTCAACGCCAAGGACACTCATGCGATGGAGTGGTACTACCCGGTGCTCACCGGTGCCGTCCAGGGTGCGGCGGCCCATGCCCGCATCGCGTCACGCTGGGATGAATTCGTGGTTCCGGGCCTGGGTATCCGCTGTGTCGATCATCGGCCGTGGGTGACCGGTGCGGAGACCTGCGAGCTGGTGATGGCCTTGGATGCGGTCGGCGACCGTACCCGTGCGCTGGAGCAGTTCACCGCCATGCAGCACCTGCGTGAGTCGGATGGATCCTATTGGACTGGGCTGGTTTTCACCGATGGCAAGCGTTGGCCGGTGGAGCGCACCACCTGGACCGGTGCGGCGATGATCCTGGCCGCCGATGCGCTGTCCCGGACCACCCCGGCCGGCAGCATCTTCCACGGTGTCGACTTGCCGCGCGGTCTGGAAGGCGAGTTCGACTGCGCGTGTGACCGGGTCTAG